Proteins from a single region of Phyllobacterium sp. T1293:
- a CDS encoding CoA transferase produces MTTIVFGPYATEVLADLGAEVIKVEAPGGDMMRNSGKPVHTEGMGANHMMLNRGKKSVVLDLKKKKMIWSPCGN; encoded by the coding sequence ATGACGACTATCGTGTTTGGCCCCTACGCCACGGAAGTCCTGGCGGACCTCGGCGCAGAGGTCATCAAGGTGGAAGCACCTGGCGGTGACATGATGCGCAATTCAGGTAAGCCGGTGCACACTGAGGGAATGGGTGCGAACCACATGATGCTTAACAGGGGCAAGAAGTCCGTGGTGCTTGACCTGAAAAAAAAGAAGATGATCTGGAGTCCATGCGGCAACTGA
- a CDS encoding LysR family transcriptional regulator: MDRLEAMSMLLEVVDHGSFSAAGRAMRVSLPTLSRRISELEALLGARLLTRTTRKITLTDAGAVYVAATREILNKVKQAEREVAGEFIEPIGELVVTAPTMFGRLHVLPIITEFLERYSGIHVRLVLIDTNLALVEENVDVAIRIGQLPDSAMTVSRVGLIRTVLCGSPRLFADKGEPRTLDDIAHFPSITINMPIQVAQWRFGVPGSPDARIPPLSSRLTVTTPEAAAAAAIQGVGLTQLLHYQVADAVKAGMLQIVLEEMEPAPSPVHVLHTSKAPLPLKLRCFLDFAAPRLRTDLAALS; the protein is encoded by the coding sequence ATGGATCGCCTTGAGGCCATGTCGATGCTGCTGGAAGTTGTCGATCATGGTAGCTTCTCGGCTGCCGGCCGGGCGATGCGGGTATCGTTGCCAACATTGAGCCGTCGGATTTCCGAACTGGAGGCCCTGCTTGGCGCCCGCCTGCTCACGCGCACAACCCGCAAAATCACGCTGACTGATGCCGGCGCTGTATACGTCGCTGCCACACGAGAGATTCTCAATAAGGTGAAACAGGCGGAGCGTGAAGTAGCAGGCGAATTCATCGAGCCGATCGGCGAATTGGTTGTAACAGCTCCCACAATGTTCGGGCGCCTTCATGTCTTACCGATTATTACCGAGTTTCTGGAACGTTACTCCGGAATTCATGTGCGGTTGGTGCTGATTGACACCAATCTGGCGCTGGTCGAGGAAAATGTTGATGTGGCGATCCGGATCGGCCAGCTTCCAGATAGTGCCATGACCGTCAGTCGCGTGGGATTGATCCGAACCGTGCTGTGTGGCAGTCCCCGTTTGTTTGCAGACAAGGGTGAACCGCGCACACTTGATGATATCGCGCACTTTCCGTCAATTACGATAAACATGCCCATTCAAGTTGCACAGTGGCGCTTTGGCGTTCCCGGCTCACCGGACGCACGCATTCCCCCATTGTCGTCTCGCCTGACGGTAACAACCCCGGAGGCGGCAGCAGCAGCGGCGATTCAGGGGGTGGGGCTCACTCAACTCCTGCATTACCAGGTGGCTGATGCCGTAAAGGCCGGAATGTTGCAGATCGTTCTCGAAGAGATGGAACCGGCCCCCTCTCCGGTCCACGTGCTCCATACATCGAAAGCGCCGTTGCCGCTCAAACTCCGTTGTTTCCTGGACTTTGCCGCGCCGCGGCTTCGCACCGACCTCGCGGCTCTGTCATAG
- a CDS encoding epoxide hydrolase family protein: MKPFQISIADEQIEDLKTRVRQTRWPGSIFQEGDDDGVNLALVQRLATHWSDTFDWRAREAQLNELPQFTVDIDGQHIHFIHKKGVGPNARPLILTHGWPGSFVEFERVIPLLTDPGSHGGDPRDAFDVVVPSLPGFGFSAAPRQTGFNARRVAGLWQRLMLQLGYERYFAQGGDIGAGVTAWLGALYPGCVEGIHLNYIPGSFRPPLGAEYPAITSEEQQFLDRAATFASVEGAYSLLQATKPQTLSFSLSDSPVGLLGWIAEKFASWSDCDGDLETVISADVLLTNVSIYWFGNTIDSSLRMYKENRLRPFSFPDVSNVRMPMSFARFPKELPIPPRSWVERVFDVHRWTDMAKGGHFAALEQPELLVRDIQNSFRASGVSSHRTQL; this comes from the coding sequence ATGAAGCCCTTCCAGATCAGTATCGCCGACGAACAGATCGAGGACCTGAAAACACGCGTGCGCCAAACGCGCTGGCCCGGCTCGATATTTCAGGAGGGGGACGACGATGGGGTCAACCTCGCACTCGTTCAAAGGCTTGCAACACATTGGTCGGACACGTTTGATTGGCGCGCGAGGGAAGCGCAATTGAACGAGCTGCCCCAATTCACTGTCGATATTGATGGGCAACACATTCATTTCATTCACAAAAAGGGCGTGGGACCGAATGCACGGCCCCTTATATTGACACATGGCTGGCCTGGCTCCTTCGTAGAATTCGAAAGAGTAATACCGCTGTTGACGGACCCGGGCTCACACGGAGGTGATCCGCGCGACGCATTTGACGTTGTGGTGCCCTCGCTCCCTGGCTTCGGCTTCTCAGCAGCGCCAAGGCAAACTGGATTTAATGCCCGACGGGTTGCCGGACTCTGGCAGAGGCTGATGCTTCAACTTGGCTATGAGCGATATTTTGCGCAAGGCGGCGATATTGGGGCGGGGGTAACGGCCTGGCTTGGTGCTCTCTATCCGGGCTGTGTCGAAGGGATTCACTTGAATTACATCCCCGGAAGTTTTCGACCGCCATTGGGGGCGGAATATCCGGCCATTACAAGCGAGGAACAGCAATTCCTGGACCGGGCCGCAACGTTCGCGAGCGTGGAGGGTGCCTATTCACTGCTGCAGGCGACCAAGCCGCAGACGCTTTCATTCTCCCTCTCAGATAGCCCGGTTGGTTTGCTGGGCTGGATAGCCGAAAAATTCGCGAGCTGGTCCGACTGTGACGGCGACCTGGAGACGGTAATATCAGCTGATGTGTTACTGACGAATGTATCAATCTACTGGTTTGGAAACACCATCGACTCGTCCCTTCGGATGTACAAGGAAAATCGGCTGCGGCCTTTTTCGTTTCCGGATGTTTCCAACGTACGCATGCCGATGTCATTCGCACGTTTCCCGAAGGAACTACCGATCCCACCGCGTTCATGGGTCGAGCGAGTATTCGATGTGCATCGATGGACAGATATGGCGAAGGGCGGGCATTTCGCCGCGCTTGAACAGCCCGAACTGTTAGTCCGCGATATACAGAATTCATTCCGCGCATCTGGCGTGTCGTCGCACCGCACTCAACTGTGA
- a CDS encoding glutathione S-transferase family protein produces MLTLYYFPHACSMASHVALEEAGAVFELKKVNILTGEQFKPDYREINPRAKVPALRFDHGEVLLESTAILGWIGNAFPDRALLGRDPFERAQTIATCAWLSGTVHPTFTKFYHPEQVVSDKSLFAAVKAKSKENYWDHLQEMDRIMEGRTWMMGSHFTVADPYALVFFSWGRDLGLPISELTNLMTLKDRLIERPAARRVLEKEKSVLLSL; encoded by the coding sequence ATGTTGACGCTTTATTACTTTCCGCATGCCTGCTCGATGGCTTCTCATGTTGCGCTGGAAGAGGCGGGAGCTGTCTTCGAATTGAAGAAGGTAAACATCCTGACGGGCGAGCAGTTCAAACCTGACTACCGAGAGATCAACCCGCGGGCGAAGGTGCCAGCACTTCGCTTCGACCATGGTGAGGTTCTGTTGGAATCCACCGCTATCCTCGGCTGGATCGGGAATGCTTTTCCTGATCGAGCACTACTCGGCAGAGATCCGTTTGAACGAGCGCAGACAATTGCGACCTGTGCCTGGCTCTCCGGTACCGTCCATCCTACATTCACAAAGTTTTACCACCCTGAGCAGGTGGTATCGGACAAGAGCCTGTTTGCAGCCGTAAAAGCGAAAAGCAAAGAGAACTATTGGGATCACCTCCAGGAAATGGACCGCATCATGGAAGGCCGGACGTGGATGATGGGTAGTCATTTCACTGTCGCTGACCCATATGCCCTCGTGTTCTTCTCTTGGGGACGCGATCTCGGGCTGCCGATCAGTGAACTTACCAATCTCATGACCCTGAAAGACCGTCTGATTGAGCGGCCGGCAGCTCGTCGTGTGCTTGAGAAGGAGAAGAGCGTCCTATTATCCCTGTGA
- a CDS encoding alpha/beta fold hydrolase, producing MATTEFSQDRTTSMQGDTKEAVPATTIVLVHGAFVDGSGWRAVHDRLNREGYRVVVVQNAIRSLEDDVANTRRAIDAAPGNVILVGHSYGGVVISEAGNNPKVISLVYVAAFVADAGESVQTLTANHVPGGSKPPFLPTGDGYILFDTSKFPQVFGGDLPLETSSFMAAALKPWGIASMAGKVTAAAWRAKPSWYVVATDDRLVDPNLQRQMAQSAGAHIVEVAGSHAIYMTQPETIAMTVVQAARATADCGPNQA from the coding sequence GTGGCTACGACAGAGTTTTCACAGGACCGCACGACTTCAATGCAAGGAGATACCAAGGAGGCAGTGCCCGCCACAACTATTGTGCTGGTGCATGGAGCGTTTGTGGATGGTTCGGGTTGGCGAGCGGTACACGATAGACTGAATCGCGAAGGTTATCGCGTCGTGGTCGTGCAGAACGCCATCCGGTCGCTTGAGGATGATGTTGCCAATACGAGGCGCGCGATCGACGCAGCTCCAGGTAACGTGATCCTTGTGGGCCACTCCTACGGTGGTGTCGTCATCTCCGAGGCGGGCAACAACCCGAAGGTCATTAGCCTGGTTTATGTGGCTGCCTTTGTCGCCGATGCGGGAGAATCGGTCCAGACGTTGACAGCCAATCATGTGCCGGGCGGATCGAAACCGCCCTTCCTGCCGACCGGCGATGGCTACATCCTGTTTGACACCTCCAAATTCCCTCAAGTTTTCGGCGGCGACCTTCCTCTCGAAACGAGCAGCTTCATGGCAGCAGCGCTCAAGCCTTGGGGCATCGCATCGATGGCCGGCAAAGTCACCGCCGCCGCGTGGCGTGCGAAACCCAGCTGGTATGTGGTCGCCACCGACGACAGGCTCGTCGACCCCAATCTTCAACGACAGATGGCACAGTCGGCCGGCGCGCATATCGTTGAAGTCGCTGGCAGCCATGCGATCTATATGACCCAACCTGAAACAATCGCCATGACGGTTGTGCAGGCGGCGAGAGCCACAGCGGATTGTGGGCCGAACCAAGCATAG
- a CDS encoding putative Ig domain-containing protein yields MGKMGEVPAFGGRISRVPDNLLMVCMGFFLLIGASLLFSNPASAQNCGPYNISVVHGGSTQLTVTCDPFGLNNPSVTTQPQHGTITVLNINSGLIQYSHNGGADVATTDSFVLAGASAQSILVNVTIGPASTMTISPGALGSMRAGVSFNQSLSASGGVAPYTFSLVSGGVPGINLSGSTLSGTPTERGAHTLVVQATDNVGATAQKSYGATVANPILTTSPLTHTLAVGQPSTASLTTNGGIAPYIYTVNSGTLPPGISLASNGSLTGTPSAAGTYTFDIVARESSTSSDCNCPFFKLDTVTVTVANVAPPVANAVSAVVAYNSSANPITLNLTGGAATSVAVGSQATHGTAIASGTSITYTPTAGYAGPDSFTYTATNAGGTSTPATVSITISPPTLAMSPASGALPAATVGTAYTQTFTPSGGKIPYSYAITAGALPAGLNLNLSNGTLSGTPSTAGPFSFSITATDSSTGTGPFTVTRNYSLTVNPPAPIANPVSATVAYNSSANPITLNITGGVAISVAVGTQGTNGTATASGTSITYTPITGRAGPDSFTYTATNATGTSAPATVTITISPPTLALAPASGALPDATVGAAYSQTFTASGGTAAYSYAVTAGALPAGLNLNLSNGTLSGTPTTAGPFSFSVTATDSSTGSGPFSVTQNYSLTVDPDALILPATTLANGQVGVAYSASINPATGGTAPYTYALTAGGLPAGVSVSSSGGISGTSTAAGTFNFTLTATDSASMTASRSYSLTIAAPTLSMTPPAGTLVLSYGQAYSQAFVASGGTAPYNYSLSAGALPVGISLNSAGTLSGTPTQPGLYTVSIRATDSSTGTGAPFARTQNYVLSVSAPTITVAPATLPNGAAGTPYAATLSATGGAAPYNFSLTSGSLPIGVSFNSAGQFSGTPTASGSFSTTIRATDANGFTAVQVYNWVINAPTIIVAPATLPNGATGTPYAAAVSATGGAAPYSFSLTAGSLPVGVSFTSAGQFSGTPTSSGTFSTTIRATDANGFTGSQAYTWAINTGTVIVSPETLAAGTVAVPYSQTVSASAGIAPYTFAITSGSLPAGITLNPGTGVLSGTPTAQVNANFTVTATDSSTGSGPATGSRSYTLIINAPTITLPPTTLAGGVVGTAYSATLNGASGGTAPYSYAVTTGTLPAGLSLSAAGVISGTPTAIGNVNFTVTATDSSGAPGPYTASQTYSIAVVEAVPIANPVSATVAFNSRDNLITLNITGGAATSVAIASFPANGGFASASGTTITYFAPINSGGPDSFTYTATNASGTSAPATVSITVTPPTMVMTPAAGALPTATVGVPYSQTFAASGGTRPTTYTFPILPAGLTWTGNGSDGIVLSGTPAAAGNINFSITATDFSTGAGSPFTVTQNYSLSIVDAIPVANPVSATVAFNSGSNPITLDITGTATSVAIAAAPSSGTAVASGTSITYQPATGFSGTTSFTYTATNATGTSAPALVTITVNVAPPVAQPQTVAVAFNQAKAFTVTATGAGPLTYSLVTAPSNGTAGVSESGNATYTPNSTFSGTDSLVFAATGPGGANNATVTFNVAAPVAIADLSALSPSSGTLQPGFSSSVTSYTIEVPNTTETMALTPTATAPSATITVQGQTVGSGSSSAAIQLPVGQTRIAVVVTAQDNTTTKTYEVTVRRLPPAPVAASRTVEVLAGQTVHVDLTQGSTGGPFSNARIVGISDSSAGPVSIAASQPAFDMVYASDPNYAGNLLVQYTLSNPYGTSNPATITFIVTARPDPSKDPEVIGLLTAQADSAKRFAANQIQNFNSRLEQLHDEGDRRNNSMAIRLDYAQENGPGEMDEPFRTLMQSNSAPGLSNGAPDFSMHSFAEENRKKQQKQNQPAPDLNLGRLAVWTGGFVNFGDRNDRNLDFDYTTVGVSAGMDYRFSKKFVAGFGFGYGRDASDIGDNGTESRAHAYSAAIYGSYSPVKSVFIDGLIGGSWLDFSSRRYITSTGDFASGDRDGQQIFGSLTASYEHRKDGWLVSPYGRFDFSRSWLNGFTEKSGGAYALKYGDQTVDTLSGILGLRMEYTIPMEWGALKPGARAEYTHDFEGSSQIRLGYADTAGLPYDLNTESSGSDYVTLGLSLDAQLDTDWNANFDYRTTVGADNQNHAFGLRVGKKF; encoded by the coding sequence ATGGGGAAAATGGGGGAAGTGCCAGCTTTTGGTGGCCGGATCAGTCGTGTTCCCGACAACCTTCTGATGGTCTGTATGGGCTTTTTCCTGCTTATTGGCGCGAGCTTGTTATTTTCAAATCCGGCCTCGGCGCAAAATTGCGGCCCCTATAACATTTCGGTTGTTCACGGAGGCTCTACACAGCTCACAGTGACTTGCGATCCGTTCGGCCTGAATAACCCCTCGGTCACGACGCAACCGCAACACGGAACAATCACAGTTCTGAATATAAACTCGGGCCTTATTCAATATTCGCACAATGGCGGAGCTGATGTCGCAACGACTGACAGTTTTGTGCTTGCTGGCGCTTCTGCGCAATCCATTCTCGTCAATGTTACGATTGGCCCCGCCTCGACAATGACCATTTCCCCCGGGGCACTTGGCTCCATGCGGGCTGGGGTCAGCTTCAACCAAAGCCTTTCGGCCAGTGGTGGGGTTGCACCCTATACGTTCTCGCTTGTGTCAGGCGGCGTGCCGGGAATAAACCTTAGTGGCAGCACTCTGTCGGGTACACCAACGGAGCGAGGGGCGCATACACTGGTCGTTCAAGCGACCGATAATGTGGGCGCAACGGCTCAAAAATCCTACGGCGCTACGGTCGCCAATCCGATTTTGACAACGTCACCTCTGACACACACGCTGGCTGTCGGTCAGCCTAGTACGGCTTCGCTTACAACCAATGGCGGCATTGCGCCTTATATTTACACCGTCAATAGCGGTACTTTGCCTCCCGGTATCAGTCTTGCATCAAATGGCAGTCTGACAGGGACACCAAGTGCAGCTGGAACCTATACGTTTGATATCGTAGCCAGGGAGAGCAGCACCAGTTCGGATTGTAACTGCCCATTCTTCAAATTGGACACTGTCACGGTCACCGTAGCCAATGTGGCGCCGCCGGTTGCCAATGCGGTCTCGGCTGTTGTCGCTTATAATTCGAGTGCCAATCCGATTACCCTCAATCTTACGGGTGGCGCCGCCACTTCGGTTGCCGTTGGCAGTCAGGCGACGCACGGCACCGCCATAGCTTCGGGAACGTCGATAACTTACACCCCAACAGCCGGATATGCCGGACCTGATAGCTTTACCTATACGGCAACAAATGCAGGCGGCACCTCGACGCCTGCCACGGTGTCGATCACGATCAGTCCGCCTACACTGGCGATGTCCCCGGCGTCTGGCGCCTTGCCCGCTGCAACTGTTGGCACTGCCTATACACAGACGTTCACACCATCTGGCGGCAAGATTCCCTATAGCTATGCCATCACGGCTGGTGCCTTGCCTGCGGGTCTTAATCTGAACCTGTCAAACGGTACTCTCAGCGGCACGCCGTCGACAGCTGGTCCGTTTAGTTTCTCAATTACGGCAACCGACAGCTCGACGGGAACTGGGCCATTCACAGTCACTCGAAATTATTCCCTGACTGTCAATCCGCCAGCACCGATTGCGAATCCTGTCTCGGCAACGGTCGCTTATAATTCGTCTGCCAATCCAATCACGCTGAACATCACGGGCGGCGTAGCGATCTCGGTCGCGGTTGGCACCCAAGGCACAAATGGTACCGCTACAGCGTCGGGGACATCCATAACCTATACGCCAATAACTGGACGTGCCGGACCTGATAGTTTCACCTATACAGCGACAAATGCTACCGGCACGTCGGCGCCGGCCACGGTTACGATTACCATCAGCCCGCCCACATTGGCTTTGGCTCCGGCGTCAGGTGCGTTGCCTGATGCAACTGTCGGTGCAGCTTATAGCCAGACATTCACCGCATCTGGGGGCACAGCCGCCTATAGCTATGCCGTCACTGCTGGCGCCTTGCCTGCGGGTCTCAATCTAAATCTGTCAAACGGTACTCTCAGTGGTACGCCGACGACAGCTGGTCCGTTCAGTTTCTCTGTCACGGCCACCGACAGCTCGACCGGAAGTGGTCCGTTCAGCGTTACGCAAAACTATTCGCTGACCGTTGATCCAGATGCGCTTATCTTGCCTGCCACCACTCTTGCAAACGGTCAAGTCGGTGTGGCGTATTCCGCCTCGATCAACCCTGCGACAGGCGGCACTGCGCCTTATACATATGCACTCACAGCCGGAGGACTGCCCGCTGGTGTCTCTGTCTCATCGAGCGGCGGCATCTCGGGAACATCGACGGCAGCAGGTACGTTCAACTTCACGCTCACGGCCACCGACAGTGCTTCTATGACGGCCAGCCGAAGCTATTCGCTGACCATCGCTGCGCCTACGCTCTCAATGACACCGCCAGCAGGAACGCTTGTACTATCTTATGGCCAGGCTTACTCGCAAGCATTTGTCGCATCCGGAGGAACGGCACCCTACAACTATAGCCTTTCGGCGGGTGCTCTACCGGTAGGGATAAGCTTAAACTCAGCTGGCACGTTGTCGGGCACGCCAACGCAACCCGGATTATATACTGTCAGCATTCGCGCAACCGATAGTTCGACAGGCACAGGTGCGCCCTTCGCTCGAACCCAGAACTACGTATTGTCGGTATCTGCACCAACAATTACAGTGGCGCCCGCAACACTGCCCAATGGCGCAGCCGGTACGCCGTATGCAGCCACTTTGTCAGCCACGGGTGGTGCAGCGCCCTATAATTTCTCCTTGACGTCAGGCAGTTTGCCGATCGGAGTTTCGTTTAACTCGGCCGGTCAATTCTCTGGAACACCGACAGCATCCGGATCATTTTCAACCACCATCAGGGCGACCGATGCCAACGGCTTTACTGCCGTGCAGGTCTATAACTGGGTTATCAATGCACCGACGATCATCGTGGCGCCTGCGACACTACCCAATGGTGCAACTGGTACGCCCTATGCTGCCGCTGTGTCAGCCACAGGTGGAGCCGCGCCTTACAGCTTCTCTTTGACTGCGGGTAGTTTGCCTGTTGGGGTTTCATTCACCTCGGCCGGTCAGTTCTCTGGAACACCAACATCATCGGGGACATTTTCAACCACCATTAGAGCAACTGATGCCAATGGCTTTACCGGTAGCCAAGCTTATACCTGGGCCATCAATACAGGGACTGTCATAGTCAGTCCCGAAACATTGGCTGCGGGAACGGTGGCCGTTCCCTATTCGCAAACAGTCAGCGCGAGTGCAGGCATTGCTCCCTATACGTTCGCAATTACGTCCGGCAGCCTGCCGGCAGGTATTACGCTGAACCCGGGAACAGGTGTTCTCAGCGGAACGCCAACAGCACAGGTCAATGCCAACTTCACCGTTACAGCGACCGATAGCAGCACAGGCAGTGGGCCAGCGACGGGCAGCCGGTCGTATACGCTGATCATCAACGCACCAACCATCACCTTGCCCCCGACGACGCTTGCGGGTGGTGTTGTTGGTACAGCCTATTCGGCCACGCTCAATGGGGCGAGCGGCGGTACGGCTCCCTATAGCTATGCTGTTACAACCGGCACCTTACCGGCTGGTCTTAGCCTGTCGGCAGCCGGTGTCATCAGCGGAACACCGACGGCGATTGGCAACGTTAATTTCACTGTTACAGCAACGGATAGCAGCGGTGCTCCCGGGCCATATACGGCAAGCCAGACTTATTCGATAGCAGTTGTTGAGGCTGTACCTATTGCGAATCCCGTATCAGCAACAGTGGCTTTCAATAGCCGGGATAATTTGATTACGCTGAATATTACGGGTGGAGCTGCAACATCCGTTGCCATTGCGAGTTTTCCCGCCAACGGCGGCTTTGCAAGCGCTTCTGGAACGACGATTACCTATTTTGCGCCGATCAATAGTGGGGGACCTGACAGTTTCACTTACACTGCAACGAATGCGAGTGGAACGTCGGCGCCAGCCACAGTGTCGATCACCGTCACGCCGCCGACAATGGTGATGACTCCGGCAGCCGGTGCCTTACCCACCGCCACTGTTGGCGTACCCTATAGCCAGACGTTCGCTGCATCTGGCGGGACACGACCAACCACATATACTTTCCCGATATTGCCTGCGGGACTTACCTGGACGGGCAACGGTTCAGACGGGATAGTTCTCAGCGGAACACCCGCGGCGGCAGGCAATATCAATTTCTCCATAACCGCGACCGATTTCTCAACGGGAGCTGGTTCGCCGTTCACCGTCACACAAAATTATTCGCTGTCAATTGTCGATGCCATACCTGTGGCAAACCCGGTTTCGGCAACAGTCGCATTCAACTCGGGCAGCAATCCCATCACGCTTGACATTACTGGTACGGCCACATCCGTCGCCATTGCCGCTGCACCGTCTTCCGGTACAGCTGTGGCCAGCGGCACCTCGATAACATACCAGCCTGCTACAGGCTTCTCCGGTACGACTTCATTCACCTATACCGCAACCAATGCAACCGGTACGTCAGCGCCGGCTCTTGTGACCATAACCGTCAACGTGGCACCGCCGGTGGCTCAGCCACAAACCGTCGCTGTCGCCTTCAATCAGGCAAAAGCCTTTACGGTCACGGCGACAGGGGCAGGTCCATTAACCTATTCTCTCGTAACAGCACCGTCAAACGGCACGGCTGGGGTGAGCGAGAGCGGAAATGCCACCTATACGCCCAACAGCACGTTCAGCGGGACCGATAGTCTGGTCTTTGCGGCAACCGGCCCGGGCGGCGCAAACAATGCAACAGTGACATTCAACGTGGCCGCGCCGGTGGCGATTGCAGACCTGTCGGCTCTATCGCCAAGTTCGGGAACACTGCAACCCGGTTTCTCGTCCTCAGTCACCAGCTATACGATCGAAGTGCCCAATACTACCGAGACCATGGCTCTGACGCCAACGGCCACCGCACCCAGTGCGACCATCACCGTTCAGGGCCAAACTGTTGGTTCCGGTTCATCCAGTGCCGCGATACAGCTGCCTGTCGGACAGACCCGCATCGCAGTTGTCGTCACGGCACAGGACAATACAACGACGAAGACCTATGAGGTCACGGTGCGCCGTCTGCCGCCAGCGCCAGTGGCGGCATCGCGTACGGTGGAAGTGCTGGCGGGACAGACAGTCCATGTTGACCTGACGCAGGGATCGACGGGCGGGCCCTTCTCCAACGCGCGCATTGTCGGCATTTCCGACAGTTCGGCCGGTCCGGTGAGCATTGCCGCAAGCCAGCCGGCCTTTGACATGGTTTATGCATCTGATCCCAACTATGCCGGTAATCTGCTGGTGCAGTACACGCTGTCGAACCCCTATGGCACGTCGAACCCGGCGACGATCACCTTTATCGTTACAGCTCGTCCGGACCCGTCGAAGGACCCAGAGGTCATCGGTTTGCTGACCGCACAGGCGGACAGTGCCAAACGCTTTGCTGCCAACCAGATCCAGAACTTCAATTCGCGCCTTGAGCAATTGCATGATGAAGGTGACCGGCGCAACAACAGCATGGCCATAAGACTCGACTATGCGCAGGAGAACGGGCCGGGTGAAATGGACGAACCGTTCCGCACACTGATGCAATCAAATTCCGCTCCCGGATTGTCGAATGGTGCGCCTGATTTTTCCATGCATTCGTTCGCCGAAGAGAACCGCAAGAAGCAGCAGAAACAGAACCAGCCGGCCCCGGACTTAAACCTTGGCCGACTGGCAGTGTGGACGGGCGGTTTCGTGAATTTCGGTGATCGCAATGATCGGAATCTGGATTTCGATTATACGACAGTCGGTGTGAGTGCCGGTATGGACTACCGGTTCTCCAAAAAGTTCGTCGCCGGTTTTGGTTTTGGTTATGGCCGCGATGCATCCGATATTGGTGACAACGGTACGGAAAGCCGCGCTCATGCCTATAGTGCTGCAATCTATGGCAGCTACTCACCGGTTAAATCGGTCTTCATCGACGGTTTGATCGGCGGAAGCTGGCTGGATTTCAGCAGTCGGCGCTATATCACGTCCACCGGCGATTTTGCCTCCGGTGATCGTGACGGCCAGCAGATATTCGGATCGCTTACCGCAAGTTACGAGCACCGCAAGGATGGCTGGCTGGTGTCGCCTTATGGCCGGTTTGATTTCTCCCGGTCGTGGCTGAATGGCTTCACCGAAAAAAGCGGTGGTGCCTATGCGCTGAAATATGGCGACCAGACTGTCGATACATTGTCGGGTATTCTTGGCCTGCGCATGGAATACACCATTCCGATGGAGTGGGGTGCGTTGAAGCCGGGTGCCCGTGCGGAGTATACGCACGACTTTGAAGGATCAAGCCAGATCAGGCTCGGTTATGCCGATACGGCAGGACTTCCCTACGACTTGAATACCGAGAG